The DNA sequence TAGCCACCATCCGTCTCCAATAGCAATAATATTTTTAAAATCAAAGGTTATTTGCTTTTCCCCATATTGCTTTTCAACCTCAGTAACTCGATTTCCGTTCCAGTCTTCAGCCTTTACAACAGTCAAGGTCATTGGGTCTACTGTTAGTATCGCATCATTTTTCGTGTCGTATGCTTTCCCTATTGCTACAGGGTGCTTTCCAGCCTTCATTAATTCATAATCGCGTACGAATGCCTCAAGATTCTCAGGTGGTACATCTAGTTTTAACCTTTCTGCATAATAATCAAAATGATCTGTTCCTTCGTATAAAGTTCCATCTAAATCAAATATAAATAATTTATTTTCCACTACTCTTCACGTCCTTTTTTTAATTGATAATTTATTGGTGCTTATTTTACTACCTTTTTATCCATTCATCAGATTAATATATATTGCTTACAATGAGCAAGTTTTTTATTAATAACACTGCCTAGGTTACGTACCTTCCTTTCAAAAATATTGTGAAATAGCGAAGATTACGGCTAATATTTTCATGATTGTTAGGTTTTCTACTATTTTTTTTGTAAAAATAGTGTAACAATCGTGTAAATTATATAGCTTTTCCTAAAATGGTGTTGTATAATCATTTTCGGTAAGACATGAATCTACAAAAAGCGAGGGGTTAAAAAAATGAAAAAATTGTTTTCTGCATTACTATTATCTTTAGCTACACTTTCATTAGCGGCATGCGGTGACGAAGAAGAAATTATTATGGGGTTTGTTCCTTCTCAAGATTCTGCAAACATTGCAGACACAGTTGAGCCTCTTGCAGAGAGACTTTCAGAAGAGTTAGGTGTAAAAGTTACTGGACAAGTAATGACTAACTATTCGGCGTTAGTTGAAGCAATGGGAAATGATCAAGTTGATATCGGCTTCCTACCTCCATTCGGATATGCTTTAGCAACAGATCGTTATGATAATGTTGAAGTTGTCCTTGCGTCTGTACGTCACGGAAGTACTACTTATCAAGCACAGTATGTAGTTCGTGCTGACTCTGGAATTGAAACATTTGCAGACTTAGAAGGCAAAGCATGGGCATTCCCAGACTTATCTTCTGCTAGTGGTTATTTATTCCCTGCAGCTCAATTAATGAATGAGCTAGGTGTTGAAGATGTTGATAGCTGGGTAAGTGATATGATTCAAGCTGGTTCTCACGACAACGCATTAATGGAAGTTCTTGAAGGTGGAGCTGACTTTGCAACAACGTTTGACGATGCACGTGATTCTATTGCTGGAGATTATCCAGAAGTTTATGATGAGTTAGTTATTTTAGGCTATACTGATGATATTCCAAATGACACAATCAGTGTTAACACAAACACTTTATCTTCTGAACTTATTGAGCAACTTGTTGCAGTTTTCATGTCATTTAATGATGATGAAGAAATGATTACAATCATGGATGAAGTATACAACTGGACTGGAATTGCTGAAGCGCAAGATAGCACATACGATGTAGTTCGTATGACTTATGAAAGTTTAGGAATTGAAGTAGAATAAGTATTAATATAAAAAATAGGGTAAAAATAACAACAAGAAATGGTAGGGGAGAAGATATTCTCCCCTCCTCTTTTGTCTGTTTCGATCACAAAAGAGGTGGGTGTTTCCTTCCTATAACTACAGAAATGAGGGATTAGTAAAAAATGATCGAATTTAAAAATGTCTCACTCGTCTATCCGAACGGCACACAAGGGCTAAAAAACATAAACTTAAAAATAAACGATGGAGAATTTGTTGTAGTCGTTGGACTCTCTGGAGCTGGTAAATCTACACTTATTCGAAGTATGAACCGTCTAGTAACTCCTACAGACGGGGAACTGTTCATTGATGATGAAAATATCTTAGCATACAACTCGAGAAACTTAAGAAAACTTCGTACTGAAGTAGGAATGATCTTTCAAAATTATAATTTAGTAAAACGTTCAACAGTAATGAAAAATGTTATTTCTGGAAGACTTGGATACACAGGTACATTAAAAAGCTTGCTTGGTATTTTTTCAAAGGAAGAGCTTTCCCTCGCCTATCAGAGTTTAGAACGTGTAAACATAGCTGAAAAAGTTTACCAACGTGCCGACCAACTCAGTGGTGGTCAACAGCAGCGTGTAGCAATCGCTCGTGTTTTAACGCAACAGCCTAAGGTTGTATTAGCGGACGAGCCTGTAGCCAGCTTAGACCCACCTACTTCACACCAAGTAATGACATACTTGAGAAAAATCAATAAAGAAGACAACATTACTACTGTTGTTAATTTACACTTTATTGATATGGCAATGGAATATGCCGACCGCATTATCGGAATGCGTGCTGGTGAAGTTGTATTTGACGGGCCTGCTAGTGAAGTGAGCGAAAGTACATTCGAAGAAATTTACGGAAGAAAAATTCGAGAGGATGACCTTGTAGGGGGTCAAGACGATGAGTAGTCAAACAGAAGTAAGAGGCCTAACTTCATCAAAAGCAAAGACAAGAACGACGATTATATTAGTCGCTATTGTAGGGATATATATGTATACGTCTTGGGCAACGAACTCATCTATAATTGACCTTATAAATGGTTGGGGTGGCTTTGTACGTATTGCAACTGATCTATTCCCACCAAATTTTTCTTACATTCCTCAAGTTTGGGAAAAGTTAGCTGAGACGATACAAATGGCGATTATTGCTACTACGATGGCAGCAATAGTTAGTATACC is a window from the Evansella cellulosilytica DSM 2522 genome containing:
- a CDS encoding phosphate/phosphite/phosphonate ABC transporter substrate-binding protein, whose product is MKKLFSALLLSLATLSLAACGDEEEIIMGFVPSQDSANIADTVEPLAERLSEELGVKVTGQVMTNYSALVEAMGNDQVDIGFLPPFGYALATDRYDNVEVVLASVRHGSTTYQAQYVVRADSGIETFADLEGKAWAFPDLSSASGYLFPAAQLMNELGVEDVDSWVSDMIQAGSHDNALMEVLEGGADFATTFDDARDSIAGDYPEVYDELVILGYTDDIPNDTISVNTNTLSSELIEQLVAVFMSFNDDEEMITIMDEVYNWTGIAEAQDSTYDVVRMTYESLGIEVE
- the phnC gene encoding phosphonate ABC transporter ATP-binding protein, giving the protein MIEFKNVSLVYPNGTQGLKNINLKINDGEFVVVVGLSGAGKSTLIRSMNRLVTPTDGELFIDDENILAYNSRNLRKLRTEVGMIFQNYNLVKRSTVMKNVISGRLGYTGTLKSLLGIFSKEELSLAYQSLERVNIAEKVYQRADQLSGGQQQRVAIARVLTQQPKVVLADEPVASLDPPTSHQVMTYLRKINKEDNITTVVNLHFIDMAMEYADRIIGMRAGEVVFDGPASEVSESTFEEIYGRKIREDDLVGGQDDE